attgatcaatatgtctatctttttttaaaaaagatttatttatttatttctctccccttccctccccaccctggttgtctcttctctgtgtctgtttgctgcgtcttctttgtctgcttctgttattgtcagcggctcgggaatctgtgtttctttttgttgcatcatcttgtgtcagctctccgtgtgggcggcgccactcctgggcaacctgcactttcttttgcactgggcggctctccttacggtgcgcactgcttgcgcgtggggctcccctacgcagaggacacccctgcgtggcaggacactccttgtgcacatcagcactgcacgtgggccagctccacacgggtcaaggaggcctagggtttgaaccgcgaacctcccatgtggtagaccgacgccctaaccactgggccaagtctgccacctccaatatgtctatctttatgccactgCTATGCAgttctgaccactgtagctttgtagtacgctttaaagtcaggaaatgtgagtcatccttcaactttgttcttctttttcatgatgtttttggctatttggggccctgtacctcccaaataaatttaatcattggcttttccatgtctgcacagtaggctgttggaattttgattgggattgcattaaatctgtagatcaatttgggtagaattcatatcttaacaatatttagtcatcCAGTCCATGTGCATGTgatgtctttctatttatttaggtcttctttcacttcttttagcaatgttttatacttttctacgtacaggtcctttacatccttggttcctagatatttgattcttttagttgttattgtaaatggaaatttttcttgatttcctcaaaTTGCCCACTTCAGGTATCTAGAAACACTGCTGACTTTTGGATAGTGATCTTGCatcccgccactttgctgaacttgtttattagctttagaagctttgttgtagatttttcaggactttctgaatataggatcattgcatctgcaaataatgaaagctttacttctttctttccaatctgggtgccttttatttctctttcttgcctaactgctctcgCCAGAACTTCTAGCATGCTTTGAACAAGAGTAACATAGACttttgatgttgaccttgatcacctgaTAAAGTAGCATTTTTCAAGTTTCTCTACTGCAGACTCACTCTCCTATCTCTCCTTTTCCATACTGTGCTCTTTGAAAGGAAGTCAGTGTGCATAACCCACACTTAAGGAGTGGGGAGTTATGCTACTCCTCCTCCAGGGTGGAATGGTTGtataatttatttggaattcttctttaTGGGAGTTTTGGCTcctcttttccatttattaatttaatcaGTCATTTCTTTTTGTCACTATGGACTCCTGGATAGttgttttatactttgggttataatccaaccCAAACAACCCaaacaaattttatttgttttgtggcTCGGATTGTTCCAACTCTGGCCATTGGGTGCCCTTTCTGTTGAGGTTTTGCTCAAAGAGGAGTCAAAGTTTCTGGTTTCAGCCCTAACCAGTCAGAGGTCTCTCTGGTGAGGACTGCCCTTCAGACCACCTGGCTTGTCTGCTCTGCCAAAGCTGCTGTTCAAGGGGAGCAAACACCACTCCTCATGCCTCTCTGCAAGCAGGGCTTTGAGCCAAGTGTACATGGAGAAATGAGTTCCAAATTAGAGAGTAGGCGGAAGAAGAAAGTAATCGTTCTCAGTTTGGGTGAAAGATTAGGGTGCGTGCGGGCATGCGTGGGTGCACaaggaaatttatttaattctgcgTTTAATGAGTAGTGCATAGGATGCACCTGGCAGTGTTTCTGGCACTGGGGATACGCTGTATCAACACCAACTTCCTACTTCCTGAGCACACATTTGAGTGGGGGAGTCAGACAGTAACCCCCGGCAGGTACTGCCAGGTAGTGAGAAATGCTGTGCAGAAAAGCGAAGAGGGTCATGGGCTAAAGTGCAGCGCGGGTGGGGCGGGAAACCCTTTAGAGAGTAGCTGGGAAGGGAGTTCTGATGAAGTGACGGGAGCAGGcgcagggaagagaaatgagtccTATGGGTAACTGGGGAAGAGGCTTctgggcagagggagcagcaggTACAAAGGCCTAGAAACTGACGGCTAAAAGGAGCCACAGGGATTGCCTGTGTACTCAAGTCTCCATGCTGTTCTGATTTTGCCATTAGcattaattattaaaaagaatTCAGTAAGCAAACGCCATGGCTTATGCAGGATTGCTCTCTTTTCTGGCCTCTAGCGTCTCAACTGACCTAATATCCAGAGAAAACAGGGCTGTTTTACTTTCATGgaccagaggaaaagaaaatagctgCGGCATAAGTTGTCCCGGTCTTAGATGCGCCCGCATTTCTTCCTAGGAGGAAGTGGAGAGTGTTATATGAGCCAGCTAAAAGGCCTGGCAGCCCCTTGTCTTGTAAGATGTAGTTAGAAATAAAAGCTGCTTGAGTGGTTTTCAGATGTCTTAATTTTCATAATTGCTTCCACATTACAGGCTGGCTGggcatttttttttgtctcagaGAATCAAAGTTTGGGAGCCTCCAAATGAAAGATTGGCCCATAAAGTTTTCATTTGGATTCCACATTTAGACCTCCTAAACCATCATTTTATGAAGTCTTAAATTACTGAAGTTTGAAGTTGTGGTGATAGCTCCAAAGTTTAGCAGCTTTTGTTTCTGGGTCAGAACTATTTAGACCCTTTAAATCTTTTagtgtagttaaaaaaaaaaaaaaaaacaaaccacaaaaaaCAACTTGGGATTTGACAGAAGTAAAGTTTAGTGTCTTTGATCTAGTCCTGAAATTGATTGTATTGTGTCCCACTTTCcataaaacttgaaaatatattttcagaaaagtGCCTTTTCTCTGCTTTACAGGGTTatacaacaacagcaacaaaaggcTATTTAGAATGTTCACAATTTTAATCAGGCGGGCAGTCTTTGAATGCTCTTTGACCAGATCATTCTTTTTGGCAATTCTGTTGTTATTGTAACTACATCTCTAGTTCTTGATTCTGTCTAGGGTTTTTGTTTGCCTGTGGAAAGAAAGCAAAGTGTTGTAGATAAGAATGGGTCCTTGGTGCCTGGATCGAATCCAGGGTCttccacttattagctgtgtgacctcaggcaaggaTGCTTCAATACcctccatctgcaaaatgggcgTAAAAATAGAATCTACAGCCTTGCTGTGAGGATTGAATGAGTTGATATGTGTAAAATGCTTAGTCCAGCACCTGGCACAAAGTACACCCTCATAAATATTAGCaattaaaaatagtgaaaataaagTGGAGGTGTTCAGTAGCTAACCTGAGAATTCAGTAAGTGCTGGAGCTCTCTAATGGTCAGATTTAGTGGTTGACATGTAAGTAAGCAAAGGCCTTTcactaaaaaacatttttttttttcttttttaggacaTCTACCTGGTagtaaacctgggaccttgtacatgggaagcaggtgctcgaccactgagctacatccactccatcACTGAATCTTTTCATTTTAGTGGGGATATTGTAGGACagagatttattcattcattcaacaaatgccaGCGATGTAGAGGTGAGCATAATTGGCAAGGTGTCTGTTCTGCAGGAGGAGAGTGATACAGTGGTGGGAGAGTGGCAATAAAGAAAATGCTGGGTAATGAACGAAAAGTTCTCTGATGAAGATAAAACAGATCTCTCTGTTAGCAAAAGACAtagggctgggaagcagacttggcccagtggttagggtgtccgcctaccacatgggaggtgtgcggttcaaaccccgggcctccttgacctgtgtggagctggcccatgcacagtgctgatgcgcgcaatgagtgccgtgccacgcaggggtgtcctcgcgtaggggagccccacatgcaaggagtgtgccccataaggagagccgcccagcatgaaagaaagtgcagcctgcccaggaatggcactgcacacacagagctgacacaacaagatgacgcaacaaaaagaaacacagattcccgtgctgctgacaacaacagaagcggacacagaagaacacacagtgaatggacacagagagcagacaactggcacagagagcagacaactggagggagaggaataaataaaaaacaaatcttaaaaaaatttaaaaaagacataggGCTACTTTGGGCTTGTCGGAGAAGGTAGTTCTGTGGAGACAGAAATAACTTACTGATGTGTTTTCAAATCACAGAATTGTATTTTAAGGCTTGAAGGGGGTCAAGAGATATAAATGGGTGGTTTGTTATaagctctttatttttatttttattttttttttaaagatttatttatttatttaatttccctcccttcccccggttgtctgttctctgtgtctatttgctgcgtcttgtttctttgtccgcttctgttgtcagtggcacgggaagtgttggccgcgccattcctgggcaggctgcactttcttttgcgctgggcagctctccttacgggcgcactccttgcgtgtggggctcccctatgcgggggatacccctgcgtggcagggcactccttgcgcgcatcagcactgcacatgggccagctccacatgggtcaaggaggcccggggtttgaaccacggacctcccatgtggtagacggacgccctaaccactggaccaagtctgtttccctgttatAAGCTCTTTAAAGTTTTTGGTAATTTCTATGTTAAAAAACTATCGTGAGGTACAGTTACTATGTATTGGGAACAGTCAGCAAGCTTGACAGCAAATGGCAGAGTAGGAAAACCAAACATACTAAGTCACAAAACTGTTACTCATTTTTGGGATTCTAGGGTGATGGCATTAAGAAATGTTTTACAAGAGGGTTGGTGAAATGATATGCTGATGGGATTATTGTCAGCAGGTAAAGTTTTATGGTTACTTGAAGTTCCAAgtagaaaacattttgttttcattaccACTGAAAAACTCTAAAGTGTGTTCATAAGAGGAAGCAGAACATAAACGAATTTTTGAGACTTGTCCAactattaattttgatttttcagAACTAGTTTTAGAACAGAGAGAATACGTTAAGTAGAATGTGTCCTCCTAAAACAGAATTTGTAAACTAGCTTTTAAAAGTCTGTTTAGTTGTTTATTATAGAAAAtgcaggaaacagaaaaaaaactggAAAGTTTTAAAATGACCTATGATTGCACCATTCCTAATTAACTCTACATTTTAGcattttttccttatcttttttctATACCTTTTTGAAATatgtaaatttatttgtattacataaatatatataattatataactaGTTGCAATAAAAATAATGGCATATGCTTTGTCTCATATTACCACAACTCTAAGGTAAGCATGATTTTCAATgggtgcataatattccattctggGGATGAAAATTATCTGTTTCATCAAGTCCCTATATGAATTTAATTTGTTCTCATTGCCAAAGTAGAATccagggaatgggggtgggggtaggttgTTGCTTACTGGAAGTTCTGGttagtcatattttttttatagatataccaactttataaaacaaaactACTTCTCAGTCTCAGGACAATTTTTGATTAAACATTTCTAATAAGAATGTGCTATTTTGGTTGTGATAAGGAAAGTTCAATTTAAAGATTTTTGAAGTAAAATCATTGAAGTTTTAGTTCATATATAATTACAAactcaaccaaatttaaaaacCACAGTCAAAATATTAAGGCCCATtcaaaaggaaattagaaaaatgttAACAGTATTTTTTGTGTGCAATCttaatttcaagatatttttgacaTATTAATCTTGATATTGCAAATGAATTAGTCAGGGATAATataaattagaaattagaaattattttctcttagtTAACTAGAGCATGTAGCAAAATAAAATCACACAAACTATTTTGAATTCATGAAAGGACACATCATAATTTCATCATTAGAATTCCTTATATGTTCTTGAATTGTTTGTCTTAAATTTCTGTATACTTCAAAGCTGAATTTTCTCCTTAGATACTTAAGTTGAATCTCACTAGATTTGTATCTGCTATTCAACACCTACATGCTGCCGATGGGATCTGAAATATGAGCTATCTCAAGAGCAGTTTGACTATGTGTATcagaaacctttttaaaaattcatatcctTTACTCCATCAATGTCGAATCTATGAATTATTCCTAAGGAAGTAATGGGACAAATTTGTAAAGATTAATGTACAAGAAGGTAGCCTTGTTTATAATAGGAAAATACTAGAAACAACATTAATGTCCAACATTTGGTGAGTAATTACATAAAGTGCAATATATTCAGATAATGGACTATTATAAGCCATTAAAATTACCATACACACCTGTGTTTTTAATTCAGGAAAGTTTTTATGATATTGTGTAGATACTGTGGTCTGCTGTATGGAGTTTTTGATATTTAGTTAAATATTTGTGAATGTCTGCCAAAGAGAGTgatttttttggtcattattAAAATTGAGTCTTCTTTCTTTATAATTGAAAGGTACAGAACCATCTGCCTCTTGAGACCACTTATATTTTAAGCATATAAAATGGTATTTTACCTCCCATTTGATATGGCAGAGAAGCAAGTATCTAATTCATTTAAAAGTATCATTACATTAttagaatataaatttaaaagaagacTGAGATACATTTCTATTTTGTACCACTTAAAATTGATATCTggacggcggacttggcccagtggttagggcgtccgtctaccacatgggaggtccgcggttcaaaccccgggcctccttgacccgtgtggagctggcccatgcgcagtgctgatgtgtgcaaggagtgccctgccacgcaggggtgtccccgtgtaggggagccccacgcgcaaggagtgcaaccgtaaggagagccgcccagcgccaaagaaagtgcagcctgcctaagaatggagccacccacacggagaaatgacacaaggtgacggagcaaaaagaaacacagattcctgtgccgctgacaacagaagcggacaaagaagacgcagcaaatagacacgaaaacagacaaccggggtggggggcggggggaggggagagaaataaataaataaataaatcttttttaaaaaattgatatctGGTCTACATTTCCTGATTCTGGGTGTGGTATTGGACTGCAGAATTTGTAAAGACCTAAAAGCTGGGAAATTCTATTAAGCTTGTGCTGCTGGGGCCATGTCATTCCTCCTGGATCTCCCTTTCTTCAGTAAATAATTTGCAGCATCACTCCTTATGAGGGAGCCGAAGGTTATTCTCCTGAGAAGCTAGATTTCTTGGTCTTAAGCCCCACTCTCCTTTGACTGATTCCTTCATGGCTGTGGCCAGGCCAATGGGAGGCAGAacacctcctcctccccaccaACCATAGACTTCTGGGCATCCTTGCAGTCCCTGCTGAGCCCCTCCTTGGTCAGACTGCCTCACTTTTGGAGTCCAAGGGATCTTGTGCTGAGAAGACTATGTCTCCTCTGCCTGCCTGATACCCCAGTTTGAGGTCAACTTTTAGGTATGTGTCCCAAAGGGTTGACCTTCACTTGACACCTATGTTCTGATATCTGCTCAAACTCCAGGTCTCAGTCTTGCCTGATCCTCCACCACCTGCTGGCTTGGAGAGACCATAGGGAGGGAAACTGAGTTGAAGTTATTGAAGGGGAAATCCAGTAAACCAATTCACACTGGTACAATTGGGATTAGGAGGCTATACGGAAGAAGTAAACAAAAAGGTAAGGAAGTGGTGTGGAGACCTGAGTCTCTAGCTTTGCACTACATTCTTAATAAGTGAGTGTTGCAATTGGAGCTTGAAACTAAAGGATGGCAAAAGGAGGATTAGGAGTCGAATCAGAAGTGGTAGACAATTGATCTCTTGGGGAAACCTTTTGCTCAGGTGAAGAGTAATTCATCTCCCATTAGCTTGGCTAGAATGTATCTGGCATTACCAAGCTACCTTGAATAATGTACATAACCCATAAATAAGAAGTGAGCTGGAAACCACCAGGAGGAAGCATTAACATGCTATGTTGTAATTATTATTAATGCACAGTGGATGCTTCAGCTCTCAGCACCTTTGATCTGTTACTCTCTACAAGACATTTATCCATCCCATCAGCCAGCCAACAAGTCTTTCAGCAAATACCTTTATGAGGCAGCAGGGCCCTGGGATTATAAggtgaacaaaatagacaaagatCTTCCCTCACTGAGCTTGCAGCCTAATCGGGGAATCAGTTACCAACTCAAGATAAATGCTACTATAGGAGGTTAGGGACTAGGGACCTAGGACAAAGAATATTTTTGCTGAAACTGGAAGGATTATTGGAGAAGGAGTTTATCAATGGCAATCGATGGTTATGTGATCGATTTTACAAATAgtgatatttgtttcttctttcaatttctttctaGGATGTCCAGTTCTTCTCCACAATGAATGAGTGCCACTATGATAAGCACATGGACTTTTTTTATAATAGGAGCAACACTGACACAGCCAATGAGTGGACAGGGACGAAACTTGTTATTGTTTTATGTTTTGGAACGTTTttctgcttgtttatttttttctctaattcccTGGTCATCGCCGCAGTGATCAAAAACAGAAAGTTTCATTTTCCCTTCTACTACCTGTTGGCTAACTTAGCCGCTGCAGATTTCTTTGCTGGGATTGCCTATGTGTTCCTGATGTTTAACACTGGCCCAGTTTCAAAAACGTTAACAGTCAACCGCTGGTTTCTCCGCCAGGGACTTCTGGACACGAGCTTAACCGCCTCCCTGTCCAATTTGCTGGTCATTGCTGTGGAGAGGCACATGTCAATCATGAGGATGCGGATCCATAGCAATCTGACCAAAAAGAGGGTGACACTGCTCATTTTGCTTATCTGGGCCATCGCCATCTTTATGGGGGCAGTCCCCACACTGGGCTGGAATTGCCTTTGTGACATCTCTACCTGCTCTTCCCTGGCCCCCATTTACAGCAGAAGTTACCTCATTTTCTGGACTGTGTCCAACCTCATGGCATTCTTTATCATGGTTGTGGTGTACCTGCGGATCTACATGTATGTTAAGAGGAAAACCAATGTCTTGTCTTCACATACAAGTGGGTCCATCAGCCATCGGAGGACACCCATGAAGCTAATGAAGACGGTGATGACTGTCCTAGGTAAGAGGAACTGAGTGAACCATTGTCCCTATCCTCtcagtaagtatttattgaggaTCAACTGTGTACAAGGCACTTTCTAGGCAGTGGGAATACAGTAGTGAACAAGAACGGACCTAAATCCCTACCTGCCTGACGCTTATATCCTAATGGGAGAAgacaagacaataaaaataagcaaGATATATAAAAGAAGATGTTGATGAGccttatggagaaaaataaagcaagggaGGGAGATAAGGAATGCCAAACAGGTGTGGTTTTAAAGGGTTTTGAGAGACAGCTTCACCTAGAAGATGACTTTTGAGCAGAGATGTGAGGGTGGTGAGGGAGTGAGCCATGTGGTTATCTTGGGAAGGGTGTTCCAGGTGGAAGGTGCGGTAAACACAGAAGCCCGGACATGTGCATGTGCTTAGTTGTTTGAGGAACAACAAGGAAGCCAGTGTGACTGCGGTGGAGTGAAAGAAGGGTGGGTAGGAGGAGATGAGGTGAGGTAGCTGATACAGGGTAGGAGCTCAGATTATGTAAGGCTGTGTAGTTACCATAAGGACTTGGCTTTTCTGAGTGAGGTGAGAAGCCATTGGAGGGTTTTGAACAGGAAACTGATGTGATTTGACTTAAATTTTCATGCCATCTCTCGCTGCTATTTTGAGAAATTACTGTGGTGGGGCAAGAGCAAAAGCAGGGAAATTGCTTAAAAGATTATTTCAGGActggaggggagagatgagaaGGGTTTGGACCAGGGGACAGTTTGGAAGTGGCAAGGCATGGttggattctggatatattttgaagtgcTGATAGGATTTGCTGACTGTTATATgtgggaaaaggggaaaggaggaggggaaagtGGAGGATGCCATTAACCAAGatggggaagatggcagaggaggaggTTTGGGAGGGAAGATTAGAATTTGGTTTTAGGCCAAGCAAGTGTAGAATCTTGATACACTTCCAAGTAGAGATATTGAGCCAGCAGGTGAATACATGAGTCAGGAGCCCGGGGTGGAGGTCTGGCTGAGGTATCCATTTGGGAGCTGTTGGGGAAGAAATGGGATGTTATACCAGAAGACTGGGTGAGCTTACAATGGGAACCAAGGTGGATGGAGAGAGAAGAAGACTAAGGAATGAGCCCAAGTCCATGCCAATGTAAAAGTGCTGGGAGACAAGGAATAAGCAGAAAATTCAGGAGGGTCTGTAGCCCAGAaaccaaggaaagaaagaaatcaaggaagagggaGTATCAGCAGTGTCAATACTTCTGAGATGTGAAGTAAAAGCAGAGGTCTTACTAGATTTAGCAAAGTGATGACTCTGAGAAGATTAAATTTGGCCTAGCTGGGAGTATGGTTGGAGTGAAATTAAGAGAGTAAGAGAGGAGAGGATTTGGGCCAGTGAGAGTGGACAGCAGTTTGAGGAGTTAGTTTTGCTTTGTACTGTGAGTACCACGAAGGCACATCTGGCATGGTAGAATTTTcccttaattttgttttctttctggtaGGTAGCCTGTTGTCCCCCACTTCCAGTCCTGGATTACAAGAAGAACTCATGATGTGTGGGAAAACAAGAACTTTTCTGATACCACATGCCTTGCCTTCTAGGATAGAGAGGCCATTTTTCACCAGGTGTAGTTGCAGGAGTGATGTCCAAtactgagagaggtcccagaggatATTACTGTCAAGCCCCAAATATGAAGAAATTATAAAGTGAACTCTTGGGAAACAATTCTTATTGGAGGATACAGGGTGTGTGTGGTGTGGTAGAGAAGTCCATCATTGTGTATCTAGGTCCTGAAGAAAGGAGTAAgatttgggggtcagcagacacacaacatgattattaaaataatttcaaactcagGATTTATTTTAGGTAGCACATATTTATGTAGTGCCAAATATATTCCAAGCATTGGTCtaagtgttttataaatattaactgaTTTAACCTTCATGGCAATCCTGTGATGTTAATGCTAATCTTATCTCCATTTACCAGATAAAGAAATTGAGTTGAAATTTAAGCAGCTTACCCAACTGTTAATGGTGGAAGCAAGGCTCACCATGCAGCCTGCTGGCAGAGTCTACTTGTTTAGTACCACACCGTGCTGCCAGTTTTAATTGGCGTGGAATTTTTACTGGTCTTCTCTTTGTCCTGTCTTCTGCTTTGCCCATCTCATTCTTCTTTTAGCACTTTTACAAGAGCATAGACAAGAACAAGGAAAAAAGGGTTCACAGTCATCATTTTTACCACTCCTTGGCTAGAGTAGATATTGATGTTTTTGGTAAAGAGTGAGGTTTGGTATTTATTAATAGTGTTTATGATCTCTACTGCTTTCCCTTGCTTAACTTTCCATCATAGTCATTTACATGGCCATGCATCTTGACAAATTACCTGTCTACTTAAAGAGAATATTTTCTCAGCATATTATATATTGTAGGCAGCATAAAATCCTAGGAGAAGAGAGAGCAGAGGTACACTCTGTGAAATAGTCATGGTCCCTAGCTTCAGTTTTATGTGTAACTTTATCTGAAACAGTTAATAGACTTAAAATAAAGGAGCTATGTGGTTTTGGCAGGTGTGATGTTGGGTTAGGGGGAAAAATGGAATAAGCTATGAAATGGCCATGAAGGATAAGAGAAGTCATAGGATGAAGATAGAAGAACATTGGAGAATTGGTTAATGGCAGGAAGACAGTTTGCTATTAAACAACTGGGGAGATTTCTCAGTGGTGAGACCAAAAGATCCGGTGAAAGACAGGAAGTTGGGGATAGAGGAAATGAAACTGAAGAGCTAGGTGGTTTGGGGGTTTTACACTTCTAGGTCCTgacttctttaaataaataagataagaGTTTAACCTTTAGCTCTTTCACTTTGTACAAGGGTGATCAGAAGCCAATTAGTTCACCTTTCCTGGGTTAAACGTCTTCATCTGAAAGGGAATAGGTAATCTTTAAGGTCTTTCCAAGTTATGAAATCCAGTGATCCTATTATAACAGTAAGTAATGTAAGTAACCACAGGTAGGAATGCATAAAAAAGGAGTGTGTGACTGGGGCTGAAGCAGGCAAAGAATTCTGTGGATTGGCTGTAAGTCAATACACAGAGCCTCCTTCCCTGGGTACAGTATCTTCCCGGGTAGGAAGCCCCTAGTTGCTCTATCTAATACATTTAAGAATTCAGTTTCTTAAAACAAGTGTGTACCAAAt
Above is a genomic segment from Dasypus novemcinctus isolate mDasNov1 chromosome 9, mDasNov1.1.hap2, whole genome shotgun sequence containing:
- the LPAR3 gene encoding lysophosphatidic acid receptor 3, encoding MNECHYDKHMDFFYNRSNTDTANEWTGTKLVIVLCFGTFFCLFIFFSNSLVIAAVIKNRKFHFPFYYLLANLAAADFFAGIAYVFLMFNTGPVSKTLTVNRWFLRQGLLDTSLTASLSNLLVIAVERHMSIMRMRIHSNLTKKRVTLLILLIWAIAIFMGAVPTLGWNCLCDISTCSSLAPIYSRSYLIFWTVSNLMAFFIMVVVYLRIYMYVKRKTNVLSSHTSGSISHRRTPMKLMKTVMTVLGAFVVCWTPGLVVLLLDGLNCTQCGVQHVKRWFLLLALLNSVMNPIIYSYKDEDMYSTMKKMLCCFSQENKLERHPSSIPSTVLSRSDTGSQYKEDSISQGSVCNKNSL